One Prosthecobacter vanneervenii genomic window carries:
- a CDS encoding SDR family oxidoreductase — MKALVTGGAGFIGSHITEELCRRGAEVIVLDNLSLGNPKNLDWKKPGDKVDLVEGDIRDRDLLAKLMPGVDWVFHQGALPSVPRSVAEPLESNAQNLDGTLNVLLAARDAGVKRLMFASSSSIYGNADAPSKHESLPVQPLSPYALQKYGGERYCQLFHQLYGFEAIALRYFNIFGPRQAFDSPYSGVIAKFCTLMLEGKAPVIFGDGSQARDFTFVDNAVSANLLAAEAPAEKAAGKVFNVAAGHSIDLIRLVKDINQLTGQQLQPRFESARAGDVLHSLADISAARAGLGYEVKVAWEEGLRQTLEFYKQVGKAG, encoded by the coding sequence ATGAAAGCTCTCGTCACAGGTGGTGCAGGTTTCATCGGGTCCCACATCACGGAGGAGCTCTGCCGCAGAGGGGCGGAGGTTATCGTGCTGGACAATCTCTCGCTCGGCAATCCCAAGAACCTGGACTGGAAAAAACCCGGGGACAAAGTCGATCTCGTCGAGGGAGACATCCGTGACCGCGACCTGCTGGCCAAGCTGATGCCGGGCGTGGATTGGGTGTTTCACCAGGGTGCGCTGCCCTCGGTGCCGCGCTCCGTCGCCGAGCCGCTGGAAAGCAATGCGCAGAATCTGGACGGCACACTGAATGTGCTGCTGGCCGCACGTGATGCCGGCGTGAAGCGCCTGATGTTTGCTTCTTCTTCCTCCATCTACGGAAACGCGGATGCGCCCTCCAAGCACGAAAGCCTTCCCGTGCAGCCTCTTTCCCCTTATGCGCTGCAAAAGTACGGCGGTGAGCGCTACTGCCAGCTTTTCCACCAGCTCTATGGCTTTGAAGCCATCGCGCTGCGCTACTTCAACATCTTCGGTCCGCGTCAGGCCTTTGATTCGCCGTATTCGGGCGTGATCGCCAAGTTCTGCACCCTGATGCTCGAAGGCAAAGCCCCTGTCATCTTTGGAGACGGCAGCCAGGCGCGTGACTTTACCTTTGTGGACAATGCGGTCTCCGCGAATCTGCTGGCGGCGGAGGCCCCGGCGGAGAAGGCGGCGGGCAAAGTTTTTAATGTGGCCGCCGGTCATTCCATCGACCTGATCCGTCTGGTGAAGGACATCAACCAGCTCACGGGCCAGCAACTGCAGCCGCGCTTTGAGTCTGCACGTGCAGGCGATGTGCTGCACTCACTTGCAGACATCAGCGCAGCGCGCGCCGGACTCGGCTATGAGGTGAAGGTGGCCTGGGAGGAAGGTCTGCGCCAGACGCTGGAGTTTTACAAGCAGGTCGGCAAGGCAGGTTGA